A genomic segment from Thermoanaerobacterium sp. PSU-2 encodes:
- the spoIIE gene encoding stage II sporulation protein E, giving the protein MQSADILPYSRIGRKESNEKLQKDNVKFIFNALVFALIGFVIGRAQIMDNLIPFGVAYFASLIMQKRKYFLSGIGVYLGVLSLPGVNSIKYLIILALILAFEYLLKVKSKNIFKVALITFFSLLLVDLIYSKAYGFLLFDVMTSIYESVIAMLMVFIFNQAILLLNNSNRKVISNEEIISLCILLSIFILGLNNIKIWRFNLNSSFGILTILMSSYMGGVGTGASVGTTIGLIGSLALTNTPTSVGLYGFTGLLSGSMKKLGRLGIALGFFTAAAIMTFYVNAFANMIISPYDFALASLVFLSVPKKRLDHLVSIVKGDKGSLQRSYSVKLKEVVTDKLKEYAEVFDELGKSFKKANEKILDHKDISYLFEEIANKTCTDCAMYKMCWDKDFYFTYKSMFDLVESLESTGNVENNKLYKKCIRFPELLNCTKHNLMLYKINMQWRERLKDAKNIVSNQLKGISSVISNMADDIGMDITFKDDLEQYLLVELDKRGIPVDDAIVYDAGDGNVVIKIYKKACYAAKECEKKIIPAVSEIMGEKYERKNTLCSINNKGRCSLTLTRAESYQVSTGISKISKSANKISGDTYSFMELEGGKYMAALSDGMGFGYRAASESSTTISLLERFIEAGFDKGLVVQTINSILALRSAEEMFSTVDISFIDLFTGDAEFIKIGASATFIKSGKDVDVIESSSLPIGILEDVDADIHDRKLKDGDFVILTTDGVLDCFDGNKEESMARFLRNLDMKDPQDMAEAIMKKCLELCENKPKDDMTVLVVKVWKKRL; this is encoded by the coding sequence ATGCAGAGTGCTGATATTCTTCCTTACTCAAGGATAGGAAGGAAAGAAAGCAATGAAAAATTGCAAAAAGACAATGTAAAATTTATATTCAATGCATTAGTTTTTGCATTAATAGGTTTTGTCATTGGCCGCGCACAAATAATGGACAACCTTATCCCGTTCGGTGTGGCGTATTTTGCATCGCTTATAATGCAAAAGAGAAAGTATTTTTTGTCGGGAATTGGCGTTTACCTTGGAGTATTGTCTTTACCTGGTGTCAATAGCATCAAGTATCTAATCATTTTGGCTTTGATATTGGCTTTTGAGTATCTATTAAAAGTTAAAAGCAAAAACATCTTTAAAGTGGCGTTGATAACATTTTTCTCGCTGCTTTTAGTAGACCTCATCTACAGCAAAGCGTATGGATTTCTGTTGTTTGACGTGATGACGTCTATTTACGAATCTGTCATAGCCATGTTGATGGTATTCATATTTAACCAGGCAATTTTGCTTTTAAATAATTCAAACAGGAAAGTCATATCAAACGAAGAAATCATATCATTGTGCATACTGCTAAGCATTTTTATATTGGGGCTTAATAATATAAAGATATGGAGATTTAACTTAAATAGCTCATTTGGCATACTTACCATACTGATGAGTTCGTACATGGGCGGTGTTGGAACGGGTGCCAGCGTAGGAACTACCATTGGTCTTATTGGAAGCCTTGCTCTTACAAATACTCCTACATCTGTAGGCTTATACGGATTTACAGGTCTTTTGTCTGGAAGCATGAAAAAACTTGGCAGGTTGGGAATCGCCTTGGGGTTTTTCACTGCTGCTGCCATTATGACATTTTATGTCAATGCATTTGCAAATATGATCATCAGTCCTTACGATTTTGCTTTAGCTTCTTTAGTATTTTTATCTGTTCCTAAAAAAAGATTGGATCATCTTGTTTCAATTGTAAAAGGCGATAAAGGTTCATTGCAGCGAAGCTACAGCGTAAAGCTTAAAGAAGTTGTGACTGATAAATTGAAAGAATATGCTGAGGTTTTTGATGAGTTAGGGAAAAGCTTTAAAAAGGCCAATGAGAAGATCTTAGATCACAAGGATATATCATATCTTTTTGAAGAAATAGCTAATAAGACTTGCACTGATTGTGCTATGTACAAAATGTGCTGGGATAAAGACTTTTATTTTACGTATAAAAGCATGTTTGATTTAGTAGAAAGTCTTGAGAGTACAGGCAATGTAGAAAACAATAAACTTTATAAAAAGTGCATAAGATTTCCAGAACTTCTTAATTGTACAAAGCACAACCTCATGCTTTATAAGATAAACATGCAGTGGAGGGAAAGGCTTAAAGATGCCAAGAATATTGTCTCAAACCAGTTAAAAGGCATTTCGTCTGTTATATCAAACATGGCTGACGATATAGGCATGGACATCACTTTCAAGGACGATCTTGAACAGTATTTGCTTGTAGAATTAGATAAAAGAGGCATACCTGTAGACGACGCCATAGTTTACGATGCGGGAGATGGAAATGTGGTGATAAAGATATACAAGAAAGCCTGTTATGCAGCTAAAGAATGCGAGAAAAAAATTATTCCGGCTGTATCAGAGATTATGGGGGAGAAATACGAGCGGAAAAATACTTTGTGTTCTATAAATAATAAAGGGCGGTGCAGTTTGACTCTTACAAGAGCTGAAAGCTATCAAGTATCCACAGGCATTAGCAAAATCAGCAAAAGCGCTAACAAAATATCTGGTGATACGTACTCTTTCATGGAACTGGAAGGCGGAAAGTACATGGCGGCATTAAGCGATGGCATGGGCTTTGGATACAGAGCAGCTTCTGAAAGCAGCACGACAATATCTTTGCTGGAAAGATTCATTGAAGCGGGATTTGACAAAGGATTGGTTGTACAAACTATAAATTCTATTCTGGCATTAAGGTCAGCAGAGGAGATGTTCTCAACAGTCGACATATCGTTTATAGATTTGTTTACGGGAGATGCAGAGTTTATAAAGATCGGCGCCTCGGCTACATTTATAAAAAGCGGAAAAGATGTGGATGTGATTGAATCCAGTTCACTGCCTATTGGTATTTTGGAAGACGTCGATGCAGACATCCACGATAGGAAGTTAAAAGACGGAGATTTTGTGATTTTGACGACGGACGGAGTATTAGATTGCTTTGATGGTAACAAAGAAGAAAGCATGGCAAGATTTTTAAGAAACCTTGATATGAAAGATCCTCAGGATATGGCTGAAGCTATAATGAAGAAATGCCTTGAGCTTTGTGAAAACAAGCCTAAGGACGACATGACAGTGCTTGTGGTGAAAGTTTGGAAAAAGCGATTGTAA
- a CDS encoding class I SAM-dependent methyltransferase yields MAIDIESDLKRALDLLGEGHVFALDVGTGRARMAYALARYGYDVVSLEYNIDTLKKAKEIISNEDVEGKILFVHGDAHRMPFIDESFEVVTSYNAMHHMKDYNVAIDEMVRVLKKGGKILITELNDIGKERVAESHRQRGSHHEAKIDIYDVVNYLKDKHNIVGEISKGEFIDIFYGVR; encoded by the coding sequence TTGGCAATTGATATTGAATCAGATTTGAAACGGGCTTTAGATCTATTGGGTGAAGGACATGTGTTTGCGCTGGACGTAGGTACTGGTAGAGCCCGTATGGCTTACGCATTGGCCAGGTACGGCTATGATGTGGTGTCGTTAGAGTACAATATTGACACGCTAAAAAAAGCTAAAGAAATCATAAGCAATGAAGATGTGGAAGGCAAAATCTTGTTTGTACATGGTGATGCACATAGGATGCCGTTTATTGATGAATCTTTTGAGGTTGTCACATCCTACAATGCAATGCACCACATGAAAGACTATAATGTTGCCATTGATGAGATGGTGAGAGTATTGAAAAAAGGCGGCAAGATATTGATAACAGAGCTTAATGATATAGGCAAGGAGAGAGTCGCCGAATCTCACAGGCAAAGAGGAAGCCATCATGAAGCAAAGATAGACATTTACGATGTAGTAAATTACCTTAAAGATAAGCATAATATTGTAGGCGAGATTTCTAAAGGAGAATTTATTGACATATTTTACGGAGTAAGATAG
- a CDS encoding methyltransferase domain-containing protein, which yields MVKGGDEMEAKENIINRYEKLAEEDDNLSCGGKNIVLADLKEGENVLDLGCGRGNDVLNAAKIIGERGIAVGLDLTEKMIEEAEKNRKKLNIRNAEFVVGDVENIPLQGEKFDVVISDCVINHAKDKEKVYKEIYRVLKTGGRFIVSDVVSKDRLPDEIVNDPEAWADCFGGAIPEEEYIKAINNAGFKEIEYLKKREYMKNGYPVASITIKGIKR from the coding sequence TTGGTAAAAGGTGGTGACGAGATGGAAGCAAAAGAAAACATAATAAATAGATATGAAAAATTAGCCGAAGAAGATGACAATTTAAGCTGTGGTGGCAAAAATATCGTTTTGGCAGATTTAAAAGAAGGGGAAAATGTCCTTGATTTAGGATGCGGCAGAGGGAATGACGTTTTAAATGCCGCGAAGATCATAGGTGAAAGAGGAATTGCAGTAGGTCTCGATCTTACTGAGAAAATGATCGAAGAAGCGGAAAAAAACAGAAAGAAGCTTAACATAAGAAATGCTGAATTTGTCGTAGGGGATGTAGAAAACATACCACTTCAAGGTGAAAAATTTGACGTTGTAATAAGCGATTGCGTGATAAATCATGCAAAAGACAAAGAAAAAGTCTATAAAGAGATTTACAGGGTTCTTAAGACTGGTGGGAGATTTATCGTTTCAGACGTTGTATCAAAGGACAGACTTCCGGATGAGATTGTAAATGACCCTGAAGCTTGGGCTGATTGCTTCGGCGGAGCTATTCCGGAAGAAGAATATATAAAAGCCATAAACAATGCAGGTTTTAAAGAAATAGAATATCTTAAAAAGCGTGAGTACATGAAAAATGGTTATCCTGTTGCAAGCATAACAATCAAAGGCATTAAAAGGTAG
- a CDS encoding DUF5714 domain-containing protein → MECCETKYMENCMICGKPLMYLEKPVLKRCEYCGTEELTLAHCTDGHYVCDKCHAKDGIEVIKDYCLSTDSKDPMEIVENIMSDSRIPMHGPEHHALVPAAIVTAYKNLTGKASDEDILEAINRGKEIPGGACGYYGACGAGVGIGVAISVIYKATPLTPLKRTKAHLAVANALKSIGEAGGARCCKKCTRISIEEAVEFFEKELNVKFPTTFERTDDCNYSKRNRECYYMCKYRDVEKSERSVKYGS, encoded by the coding sequence ATGGAGTGCTGCGAAACAAAGTACATGGAAAATTGCATGATATGTGGGAAGCCGCTCATGTATTTAGAAAAGCCAGTGTTGAAAAGATGCGAATACTGTGGTACAGAAGAATTAACTCTTGCCCACTGTACGGATGGGCACTACGTTTGCGACAAATGTCACGCAAAGGACGGCATTGAGGTCATAAAGGATTATTGTCTGTCTACGGATTCTAAAGATCCTATGGAAATCGTGGAAAATATCATGTCAGACAGCAGGATACCAATGCATGGACCAGAACATCATGCATTGGTTCCTGCAGCAATAGTCACGGCTTACAAAAATTTGACAGGGAAAGCTTCTGACGAGGATATCTTAGAGGCAATAAACCGTGGGAAAGAGATTCCTGGAGGAGCGTGTGGCTATTACGGTGCCTGTGGTGCAGGGGTGGGAATCGGTGTTGCCATCTCAGTCATTTACAAAGCGACGCCTCTTACACCTCTTAAAAGGACTAAGGCACATTTAGCTGTTGCAAATGCCCTTAAAAGCATCGGAGAAGCGGGTGGTGCCAGATGTTGCAAGAAATGCACAAGGATATCAATAGAAGAAGCAGTAGAATTTTTTGAAAAAGAATTGAATGTCAAATTTCCTACAACTTTTGAAAGGACAGATGATTGTAATTACTCAAAGAGAAACAGGGAATGCTATTATATGTGCAAGTACAGAGACGTGGAAAAGTCAGAAAGGAGTGTGAAATATGGATCTTGA
- the tilS gene encoding tRNA lysidine(34) synthetase TilS, with translation MIDSFEKTIKEYRMIEKGDKIVIGVSGGPDSICLLNLLLEIKEKYKLKLFVVHVNHMLRGADADSDALFVEKLCKGINIPFFLFKEDVRRYAEEKGLSEEAAGREIRYSAFNKVFKEVGGNKIAIAHNKNDVAETVLLNILRGAGTTGLVGIKPVNGCIIRPLIRTTRDEILDYLTSKDLRYVIDATNKEDVYRRNRIRLKLIPFIEENFDVDIVENLYRTSQIVLDDEDYLSQESEKIFNEIADFDNGNVKLDIDGIKKLHSSIRRRIIRLAYKKLKGDLNQLTFKHVEDVLDIMDKQTSSKIDLPFEIEVIKSYNNLIFRKRTFYEKRDFSEVKLNIPGVTDGGCLGVYKAEIIDRESIESLNLGRYRKLFDADLIDGDVVVRHRRIGDFISPLNMRGTKTLKEYFIDEKIPREERDKIPLLAIGSTILWIVGHRMSEKYKVRDGTKKILSIEYIKQD, from the coding sequence ATGATAGATAGCTTTGAAAAGACGATAAAAGAATACAGAATGATAGAAAAAGGCGATAAAATCGTAATAGGAGTATCTGGAGGCCCTGATTCAATTTGCCTTCTTAACTTGCTTTTAGAGATAAAAGAAAAGTATAAGCTTAAGCTTTTTGTGGTTCATGTGAATCATATGCTGAGGGGAGCCGATGCAGATAGTGATGCGTTGTTCGTTGAGAAGCTTTGCAAGGGAATAAATATCCCATTTTTTTTATTTAAGGAAGACGTGAGAAGATACGCTGAAGAAAAGGGATTGTCTGAGGAGGCTGCCGGAAGGGAAATAAGGTACAGTGCTTTTAATAAAGTGTTTAAAGAAGTTGGTGGAAACAAAATCGCCATTGCCCACAACAAAAATGACGTAGCCGAAACGGTTCTCTTAAACATCTTAAGAGGTGCTGGCACAACTGGACTTGTAGGCATAAAGCCTGTTAATGGATGCATCATAAGACCACTTATAAGGACCACAAGAGATGAAATACTTGACTACTTAACATCAAAAGATCTTAGATATGTGATAGATGCTACAAATAAAGAAGATGTGTATAGAAGAAACCGAATAAGGCTAAAATTGATACCATTTATTGAAGAAAATTTTGATGTAGACATAGTTGAAAATTTGTACAGAACATCACAGATCGTGCTTGATGATGAAGATTATTTAAGCCAAGAATCTGAAAAAATATTTAATGAGATTGCTGACTTTGATAATGGAAATGTTAAACTTGACATTGATGGGATAAAAAAATTGCACAGTTCCATAAGAAGAAGAATCATTAGATTGGCTTATAAGAAATTAAAGGGAGATCTTAATCAACTTACATTTAAACACGTGGAAGATGTGTTAGATATCATGGACAAGCAGACATCGTCAAAAATTGATTTACCCTTTGAAATTGAAGTTATAAAAAGTTATAATAATCTTATATTCAGAAAAAGAACATTTTATGAAAAGCGAGATTTTAGCGAAGTTAAGCTTAATATTCCCGGCGTAACAGATGGTGGATGTTTAGGTGTATATAAGGCGGAGATAATAGATAGAGAATCAATAGAAAGCCTTAATTTAGGTAGATACCGTAAGCTTTTCGATGCTGATTTGATCGATGGCGATGTAGTCGTAAGGCATAGGAGAATTGGAGATTTCATCTCGCCTCTAAACATGAGAGGGACAAAGACACTTAAAGAGTATTTTATCGATGAGAAAATCCCAAGAGAGGAGAGAGATAAGATACCATTATTAGCTATTGGCAGCACTATTTTGTGGATTGTGGGACATAGAATGTCTGAAAAGTACAAAGTACGCGATGGCACAAAAAAAATATTGTCTATAGAGTATATTAAACAAGATTAA
- a CDS encoding AarF/UbiB family protein — MLENGYVLKGIHNGRKYVVDKKIGHGGVADVYLVHDDENLKYALKISEDLISITREYKVLTSLKNCDFAPRVFDLDDAILYNKMYHYIVLEYIDGYSLDRLIKSGIDLENASYILTVILDALIRLKRLGIFYTDLKPSNVMMDEIKKRIVLIDYGSTSAKDDTVKEFTPEFDRASWKVGLRKADSGYLSFEAGMLFVCLVMGKTFRHDYHTIGEVLKQSKIRLGKFYIVIMKALNGTYDINKLYVNFKNGCFSEKASMYLNYMLFIVGMIFVVLMILAV; from the coding sequence ATGCTTGAGAATGGCTATGTTTTGAAAGGCATACATAATGGACGGAAATACGTAGTCGATAAAAAAATTGGGCATGGCGGTGTGGCCGATGTATACCTTGTTCACGACGATGAAAATTTAAAATATGCGCTTAAGATAAGTGAAGACTTAATAAGCATTACGAGAGAGTACAAAGTGTTGACATCATTGAAAAATTGCGATTTTGCTCCACGTGTATTTGATTTAGATGACGCAATATTGTATAATAAAATGTATCACTATATCGTTTTGGAATACATAGACGGGTATAGCCTTGATAGATTGATTAAATCAGGCATTGATTTGGAGAATGCTTCATACATACTTACTGTGATTTTAGATGCTTTGATTAGATTAAAGCGATTAGGCATTTTTTACACAGATTTAAAACCATCCAATGTTATGATGGATGAGATAAAAAAGCGCATAGTGCTTATTGACTACGGTTCGACATCTGCTAAAGATGATACTGTAAAAGAATTTACTCCTGAGTTTGACAGAGCCAGTTGGAAAGTGGGATTAAGAAAAGCGGATTCCGGGTATCTGTCGTTTGAAGCAGGGATGCTTTTTGTATGCCTTGTAATGGGCAAGACGTTTAGACACGATTACCACACGATAGGAGAAGTCCTAAAGCAATCAAAAATAAGACTTGGAAAGTTTTATATTGTCATAATGAAGGCGCTTAATGGCACGTACGATATAAATAAACTGTATGTCAATTTTAAAAATGGCTGCTTTAGTGAAAAGGCGTCAATGTATTTAAATTACATGCTTTTTATAGTGGGTATGATATTCGTTGTACTTATGATTTTGGCGGTGTAG
- a CDS encoding VWA domain-containing protein, whose amino-acid sequence MEILINQIIVVTDGKSNVGGNPADAAFLAFRKGIRVSSIGIVDDGNLSIKEIKDIASSGGGVYDIIYSDDFIRSLSAVTQKSAEKTLYDTLDSELMRLIGKNIEELHPVLRSQIVEYIDRLLDISDIRCAILLDLSGSMARKLKKAVNGIIDLLSTMKVRKGKSQFCLIGFPDGNDAYAKIICPFTSKINDIEIGLKNLKAGGNTPTYHAIKLATSLFDTEVESIRGIG is encoded by the coding sequence TTGGAAATTTTGATAAATCAGATAATCGTCGTTACAGATGGCAAATCAAATGTTGGTGGGAATCCAGCAGATGCAGCTTTTTTAGCGTTTAGGAAGGGAATTCGAGTAAGCTCTATAGGCATCGTGGACGACGGAAATCTGTCTATAAAAGAGATAAAAGATATTGCAAGTTCTGGTGGTGGCGTGTATGACATAATTTATTCAGATGATTTTATACGGTCTTTATCGGCGGTGACGCAAAAATCAGCCGAAAAAACTTTGTACGATACGTTAGATAGCGAATTGATGAGACTCATAGGGAAAAATATAGAAGAACTCCATCCTGTATTGCGATCTCAAATCGTAGAATACATCGATAGACTTCTGGATATTTCAGATATAAGATGCGCAATTTTGCTGGACTTAAGTGGAAGTATGGCAAGAAAATTAAAAAAAGCGGTGAATGGAATAATCGATCTTCTAAGCACTATGAAAGTGAGAAAAGGCAAAAGCCAATTTTGTCTAATAGGATTTCCAGATGGAAATGATGCTTATGCGAAGATTATATGCCCATTTACATCGAAGATAAATGATATAGAAATTGGCCTTAAGAACTTAAAGGCAGGTGGAAATACCCCTACTTACCATGCGATAAAGCTGGCTACATCGCTTTTTGATACAGAAGTCGAATCTATAAGAGGTATCGGCTAA
- a CDS encoding DUF302 domain-containing protein produces the protein MDLDITKEVAYSFAEAVEKVKEALKGVGFGILVEIDMKDTIKKKIGKDMMNYVILGACNPTYAYEVLNIDPEVGLLLPCNVIVYEKSDGSVVVSAIDPLKALPSNDEKLSKIAEEVADKLKKAIDVL, from the coding sequence ATGGATCTTGACATCACTAAAGAAGTGGCATATTCATTTGCTGAAGCTGTGGAAAAGGTTAAAGAAGCTTTAAAAGGCGTAGGATTTGGAATATTAGTAGAGATTGACATGAAAGATACGATAAAAAAGAAAATAGGCAAGGATATGATGAACTACGTCATACTTGGCGCATGCAATCCCACTTATGCTTACGAAGTATTAAACATTGACCCTGAAGTAGGGCTTTTGCTGCCTTGCAATGTGATTGTGTACGAAAAAAGCGATGGCAGTGTAGTTGTATCGGCAATTGATCCTTTAAAGGCATTGCCTTCTAATGATGAAAAATTGTCTAAAATTGCAGAAGAAGTTGCTGATAAGTTGAAAAAAGCCATAGATGTGCTGTAG
- a CDS encoding ACT domain-containing protein: MSEQKAIISVIGVDRVGIIYNVSKLLAENNINILDISQTILKDIFTMIMIVDIKNSSNDFNILKEELKNLGENLGVKIDIQKEDIFRAMHRL, from the coding sequence ATGAGCGAACAAAAAGCCATTATATCCGTAATCGGTGTCGACAGAGTAGGAATAATTTACAATGTATCAAAATTATTAGCCGAAAACAACATAAATATCTTAGACATCAGCCAGACGATATTAAAAGACATATTTACGATGATCATGATAGTTGATATAAAAAATTCTTCAAATGACTTTAACATATTAAAAGAAGAACTTAAAAATTTAGGCGAAAATCTTGGAGTCAAAATCGACATTCAGAAAGAAGACATATTTAGAGCAATGCACAGATTGTAG
- a CDS encoding radical SAM protein, translated as MYFSKYNMILPFSEEKNDFIILNLLSGSSDIASKDEVDKLYDIKSGKDVYDIDFLDYVIDRGYVYEEKEHEDIRIKEAYEEFKEIMDESPTQILLVPTYGCNFSCIYCYERGIPTKKDLITKEAVDAFFDDINDRFKLEKVKPYITLFGGEPFIDTDVQKDIINYIVEKSKLYGYEIAAVTNGYNVLEYIDILKKGNVKEIQVTLDGPKEIHNRRRKLLGGGDSFEKILLGIDSLIENDMPVNLRVVVDKDNYSYLPELAEILDKKGYLDLDGTKFKTQIGRNYELFECSLNHQSLMSQVEQWATFVELSKKYPILRKFHKPDFKGMRNILVSGTMYSPTFDTCPAGKKEWLYDLYGDIYGCTASCGRKDYRLGTFYPERRIFGDKVLPWKERNVLSIPQCKECPVSLVCGGGCGVVANERNGSVLSPDCRDIKKLYQLGVEYYKDEALIQD; from the coding sequence TTGTACTTTAGTAAGTATAACATGATTCTACCTTTTAGTGAAGAGAAAAATGACTTTATTATTTTAAATTTGCTATCAGGTAGTTCAGATATTGCTTCAAAAGATGAGGTAGATAAGCTTTATGACATAAAATCAGGTAAGGATGTTTACGACATCGATTTTCTCGATTATGTCATTGATAGAGGTTATGTATATGAGGAAAAAGAGCATGAGGATATAAGGATAAAAGAAGCGTACGAAGAATTTAAGGAAATAATGGATGAATCGCCAACACAAATATTGCTTGTACCAACATACGGATGCAACTTTTCTTGCATCTATTGTTATGAAAGAGGAATACCGACAAAGAAAGATTTAATAACGAAAGAGGCTGTAGATGCCTTTTTTGATGATATAAACGATAGATTTAAGTTGGAGAAGGTAAAACCGTACATTACGCTCTTTGGCGGAGAGCCTTTTATAGATACAGACGTTCAAAAAGACATTATTAATTACATCGTAGAAAAAAGCAAGCTGTACGGTTATGAGATAGCTGCAGTTACTAATGGTTACAATGTATTAGAGTATATAGACATTCTTAAAAAGGGAAATGTGAAAGAAATACAGGTAACATTGGATGGACCTAAGGAAATTCACAACAGGAGAAGAAAGCTATTAGGCGGTGGAGACAGTTTTGAAAAGATTCTATTGGGAATTGACAGCCTAATCGAGAATGATATGCCTGTGAATTTAAGGGTTGTGGTTGATAAAGACAATTATTCTTATCTGCCGGAATTGGCAGAAATTCTTGATAAAAAAGGGTATCTCGATCTGGATGGCACTAAATTTAAGACGCAGATAGGCAGAAATTATGAGCTTTTTGAATGTTCTTTAAATCATCAGAGCCTTATGTCACAAGTAGAACAATGGGCTACATTTGTAGAGCTGTCTAAGAAGTATCCTATACTAAGGAAGTTTCACAAGCCAGATTTTAAAGGCATGAGAAATATCCTTGTTTCAGGGACTATGTATTCTCCTACTTTTGATACTTGTCCTGCTGGCAAAAAAGAATGGCTTTACGATTTATATGGTGATATATACGGTTGCACTGCAAGCTGCGGCAGGAAAGATTATCGCTTAGGTACTTTTTATCCTGAGAGAAGAATTTTTGGTGATAAAGTATTGCCGTGGAAAGAGAGAAATGTCTTGAGCATACCGCAGTGCAAAGAATGCCCTGTAAGTTTAGTTTGCGGCGGAGGCTGTGGAGTTGTTGCAAATGAAAGAAATGGCAGTGTACTATCTCCTGATTGTAGAGATATAAAAAAGCTGTACCAATTAGGTGTCGAGTATTATAAAGATGAAGCATTAATTCAAGATTAA
- the trxB gene encoding thioredoxin-disulfide reductase, which translates to MVREINANEFEEVVLNSKKPVVVDFYSTDCPPCAQLKPIFHRLADVYKDHMEFVEIYRQGNKDFALSLGVKGSPTLLFFKDGKETGERLNGYISKPDLRKAVEKVIGFSLLDKEPEKVECDVLIMGGGPAGLTAALYSARANLKTVVIDEATTGGQAANTYYIENYPGTEGQIEGKKLTENMRKQAESFGAIIDDLKEVFEIKLTDDEKFVRTEDKIYYPKAVIIAMGAQPRKLPAEGEAEFRGKGIHYCAICDGAMYEGKHVAVIGGGNSAIQEALYLANIADKVTVIHEFDNLQASNVLQEKAFTNPKINFIWESHVVKANGNGMLKSLTYKNLKTGELKDIEVDGVFVYIGLTPKTDLFKGMLDLNQYGYIKANEDLMTNVKGVFVAGDIRDKKIRQVVTAAGDGATAAVSAERYIQEL; encoded by the coding sequence ATGGTAAGAGAAATCAATGCTAATGAATTTGAAGAAGTTGTTTTGAACTCTAAGAAGCCAGTTGTTGTAGACTTTTATTCTACTGATTGTCCACCATGCGCTCAACTAAAACCGATATTTCATAGATTAGCCGATGTATACAAAGATCACATGGAATTTGTTGAGATTTATAGACAAGGCAATAAGGACTTTGCATTAAGCCTTGGCGTAAAAGGAAGCCCTACACTTTTGTTCTTTAAAGACGGCAAAGAAACTGGTGAGAGATTAAATGGATATATTTCAAAGCCAGATCTTCGCAAGGCAGTAGAAAAGGTGATAGGTTTTTCACTTTTAGACAAAGAGCCAGAGAAGGTTGAGTGCGATGTACTCATAATGGGTGGAGGCCCTGCAGGTCTTACGGCTGCTTTGTACTCAGCAAGAGCAAACTTAAAGACAGTCGTAATAGATGAAGCAACTACAGGCGGTCAAGCAGCAAACACGTATTATATAGAAAATTACCCTGGAACAGAAGGGCAGATCGAAGGAAAGAAATTGACGGAAAACATGAGAAAACAGGCAGAAAGCTTTGGCGCAATCATTGATGATTTAAAAGAAGTATTTGAGATTAAGCTTACTGACGATGAGAAATTTGTAAGGACAGAAGACAAGATATACTATCCTAAAGCAGTTATAATAGCTATGGGAGCACAGCCAAGAAAACTTCCTGCAGAAGGCGAAGCTGAATTCAGAGGAAAAGGCATTCACTATTGTGCAATATGCGATGGTGCAATGTATGAAGGAAAACACGTGGCTGTAATAGGTGGAGGCAATTCTGCCATTCAGGAAGCGTTGTACCTTGCAAACATCGCTGACAAGGTTACGGTTATACACGAATTTGATAATTTGCAGGCTTCAAACGTGCTGCAAGAAAAAGCCTTTACAAATCCTAAGATAAACTTTATTTGGGAGTCTCACGTTGTAAAGGCAAATGGGAATGGAATGCTTAAGTCGCTGACGTATAAAAACCTAAAGACAGGTGAGCTTAAAGATATAGAAGTTGATGGTGTATTTGTCTACATTGGCCTTACACCTAAGACAGATCTATTCAAAGGAATGCTTGACTTAAATCAATACGGCTATATCAAAGCAAATGAAGATCTAATGACAAATGTAAAAGGTGTATTTGTCGCTGGCGATATAAGAGATAAAAAGATAAGACAAGTGGTCACCGCGGCTGGTGATGGTGCTACCGCTGCTGTAAGCGCAGAAAGGTATATACAGGAGCTGTGA